A region of Betta splendens chromosome 13, fBetSpl5.4, whole genome shotgun sequence DNA encodes the following proteins:
- the pcp4b gene encoding calmodulin regulator protein PCP4: MSERQGSGAAAGNNKTSGGQDASKTDVPEDFDIDMDDPETEKAAVAIQSQFRKFQKKKRDEKS; the protein is encoded by the exons ATGAGCGAG AGACAAGGATCTGGAGCAGCCGCCGGCAACAACAAGACGTCTGGAGGACAAG ACGCGTCCAAGACGGACGTCCCCGAGGACTTTGACATCGACATGGACGACCCAGAGACCGAAAAGGCGGCGGTCGCCATCCAGTCCCAGTTCAGGAAGTTCCAGAAGAAGAAGCGCGACGAGAAGTCCTAG